In one Sphingomonas hankookensis genomic region, the following are encoded:
- the recF gene encoding DNA replication/repair protein RecF (All proteins in this family for which functions are known are DNA-binding proteins that assist the filamentation of RecA onto DNA for the initiation of recombination or recombinational repair.): MLTRLTLTDFRNHADGTIEPGAGFVVLSGPNGAGKTNVLEAVSLLAPGRGLRRAALSDMAREGGAGGFGVAADLGDDVRIGTGTQAGAPERRIVRINGAGAAATALAEWLSVLWLTPAMDRLFVEPAGERRRFLDRMTLALNPAHATQATRYDAAMRQRNRLLAEEGSPDPDWLAALEARMVEHGLALGAARAECVAMLGDRIAALPATDFPRAALALEGWHGDAALFARELAAGRARDAAAGRALSGPHRADLIVTDRDRGMAAARCSTGEQKALLLGLVLAHAELVAERAGRRPILLLDEVAAHLDPGRRAALFARACGAGQVWLTGTEAALFSDIPGDATRYHVADGRIERV, translated from the coding sequence ATGCTGACCCGCCTGACCCTCACCGATTTTCGCAACCATGCGGACGGCACCATCGAACCGGGTGCGGGTTTCGTCGTGCTGAGCGGACCCAATGGCGCGGGCAAGACCAATGTGCTGGAGGCGGTGTCGCTGCTGGCGCCGGGTCGCGGGCTGCGCCGCGCCGCCCTGTCCGACATGGCGCGCGAGGGCGGGGCGGGCGGCTTCGGCGTCGCAGCCGATCTGGGCGACGATGTCCGGATCGGCACGGGGACGCAGGCGGGTGCGCCCGAACGGCGGATCGTGCGGATCAACGGCGCGGGCGCGGCGGCAACCGCGCTGGCCGAATGGCTGTCGGTACTGTGGCTGACCCCGGCGATGGACCGGCTGTTCGTCGAGCCGGCCGGGGAGCGCCGCCGCTTCCTCGACCGGATGACGCTAGCGCTGAACCCGGCCCATGCGACGCAGGCGACGCGCTACGATGCGGCGATGCGCCAGCGCAACCGGCTGCTGGCGGAGGAAGGGTCGCCCGATCCCGACTGGCTGGCGGCGCTGGAGGCGCGGATGGTCGAACATGGGCTGGCGCTGGGTGCGGCGCGGGCGGAGTGCGTTGCGATGCTGGGCGACCGGATCGCTGCCTTGCCGGCGACCGATTTCCCGCGCGCCGCGCTGGCGCTGGAGGGGTGGCATGGCGATGCGGCGCTGTTCGCGCGCGAACTGGCGGCGGGGCGTGCGCGCGACGCGGCGGCGGGGCGGGCGCTCAGCGGACCGCACCGCGCCGACCTGATCGTCACCGACCGCGACCGGGGGATGGCGGCGGCGCGCTGTTCGACCGGCGAGCAGAAGGCGCTGTTGCTGGGGCTCGTGCTGGCGCATGCCGAGCTGGTGGCAGAGCGTGCCGGGCGGCGGCCGATCCTGTTGCTGGACGAGGTTGCCGCGCATCTCGACCCCGGCCGGCGCGCGGCGCTGTTCGCACGGGCTTGCGGCGCGGGGCAGGTATGGCTGACCGGGACCGAGGCCGCTTTGTTCAGCGACATTCCGGGCGATGCCACCCGCTATCATGTCGCGGACGGGCGGATCGAGCGGGTGTAG
- a CDS encoding response regulator: protein MADPLRILLVEDEALVAMLVEDALVLHGHVVTGIADTRADALALADADRPDLALCDVRLARGDCGRDVATTLAERGIPCLFLSGNCPDSSDHPLILGCVAKPFHTAALGRVIEAALIRLHGGEPERVPAELRFY from the coding sequence ATGGCTGACCCCTTGCGCATCCTGCTGGTCGAGGACGAAGCGCTGGTCGCGATGCTGGTCGAGGACGCGCTGGTCCTGCACGGCCATGTCGTCACCGGCATCGCCGATACCCGCGCCGATGCGCTGGCGCTGGCCGATGCCGATCGTCCCGACCTGGCGCTGTGCGACGTGCGGCTGGCGCGCGGCGATTGCGGTCGCGACGTGGCGACGACGCTGGCGGAACGCGGCATTCCCTGCCTGTTCCTGAGCGGCAATTGCCCCGACAGCTCCGACCATCCGCTGATCCTGGGCTGCGTCGCCAAGCCGTTCCACACCGCCGCGTTGGGGCGGGTGATCGAGGCTGCGTTGATCCGGCTGCACGGCGGCGAACCGGAACGCGTGCCGGCCGAGTTGCGCTTTTACTAG
- a CDS encoding GAF domain-containing protein produces MSETVSADIPVEELPRRHLRLLGEAADRLLAAEDPAGMVDDLFALIAEELRLDVFFNYRLDGEVLTLVAHAGLTEAEAASGAELAVGQAVCGCAARQRRPIQAFGIQSSDDPLTDFVRLLGIDAYACTPLVHGSELLGTLGFGRRWTDQFDADELTFLHTICHYVALAKYRLKIEAELREGIASRERLLGELNHRVRNALQAAVAVVRLGAADSSDDAARTALAGAAERLEVLAAAHRPLYATDSPSRIDIAALIESLVDRSDDEVVEVTVSGTPTLPVEQAAAVALLTHAFLAADPDIVTHVAIDMAADLLRITLTGPGMGAARPALDEGRLVRGLARQLRAEVARDGGDRLTIAVPVPHYG; encoded by the coding sequence ATGTCCGAAACCGTATCGGCCGACATTCCCGTCGAAGAATTGCCCCGCCGTCACCTGCGTCTGCTGGGCGAGGCCGCCGACCGGCTGCTCGCGGCGGAGGACCCGGCGGGGATGGTCGACGACCTCTTCGCGCTGATCGCCGAGGAACTGCGGCTCGACGTATTCTTCAACTATCGGCTCGACGGCGAAGTGCTGACGCTGGTCGCCCATGCCGGACTGACCGAGGCGGAAGCGGCATCGGGCGCGGAACTGGCCGTGGGTCAGGCAGTCTGCGGTTGCGCCGCGCGCCAGCGCCGCCCGATCCAGGCGTTCGGCATCCAGTCGTCCGACGACCCGCTGACCGATTTCGTGCGCCTGCTGGGCATCGACGCCTATGCCTGTACCCCGCTGGTGCATGGCAGCGAACTGCTCGGCACGCTGGGCTTCGGGCGGCGCTGGACCGATCAGTTCGACGCCGACGAACTGACCTTCCTCCACACCATCTGCCATTATGTCGCGCTGGCCAAATACCGGCTGAAGATCGAGGCGGAGCTGCGCGAGGGGATCGCGTCGCGCGAACGGCTGCTGGGCGAACTCAACCACCGCGTACGCAACGCGTTGCAGGCGGCGGTGGCGGTCGTCCGGCTGGGCGCGGCGGACAGCAGCGACGATGCCGCGCGCACCGCGCTGGCAGGGGCGGCCGAACGGCTCGAAGTGCTCGCCGCCGCGCATCGCCCGCTTTATGCGACCGACAGCCCGAGCCGGATCGATATCGCCGCGCTGATCGAATCGCTCGTCGATCGCAGCGACGACGAAGTGGTCGAGGTCACGGTGAGCGGCACCCCGACCCTGCCGGTCGAACAGGCGGCGGCGGTCGCGCTGCTGACCCACGCCTTCCTAGCCGCCGATCCCGATATCGTGACCCATGTCGCGATCGACATGGCGGCCGATCTGCTGCGCATCACGCTGACCGGGCCGGGCATGGGAGCGGCGCGCCCGGCACTGGACGAGGGGCGGCTGGTCCGCGGGCTGGCACGGCAGCTGCGGGCCGAGGTGGCGCGCGACGGCGGCGACCGGCTGACCATCGCCGTGCCGGTGCCGCATTATGGCTGA
- a CDS encoding DEAD/DEAH box helicase, which produces MSFQSLGLSKSILDALAAKNYETPTPIQRDAIPLVLEGRDLLGIAQTGTGKTAAFVLPSIDLLVKANVRRRPMRCRMLVLAPTRELVSQIADNARAYAKHSKLTVATVFGGVPVPRNIRDVAAGVDILVATPGRLLDLIDQKCLGLGELEILVLDEADQMLDLGFIHALRRIVSMVPKSRQTLFFSATMPKDIRELADKYLTDPATVQVTPVSSTAERVEQYVTFVQQAEKQTLLTMFFRNTKIDRALVFTRTKHGADRVVKLLAANGIASNAIHGNKSQPQRERALAAFRDGTVPILVATDIAARGIDVSGVSHVVNFELPNVSEQYVHRIGRTARAGASGVAFSFCADDERPYLKGIERLTKQKVEVVPLPDDFLQQSAQIKASRAPYAPDRPERLPSERGPARPRATHAHGAKPVHGRGGPVGNPARGGGQPQRGEGQGGGGRPPREAGAGGGGRPGGGGRPGGGGGRGRGGRGRGGAPRATA; this is translated from the coding sequence ATGTCCTTCCAGTCGCTTGGCCTGTCGAAGTCGATCCTCGACGCGCTCGCCGCCAAGAATTACGAAACCCCCACCCCGATCCAGCGCGATGCCATCCCGCTCGTGCTCGAAGGGCGCGACCTGCTGGGCATCGCCCAGACCGGCACCGGCAAGACCGCCGCGTTCGTGCTGCCCTCGATCGACCTGTTGGTGAAGGCCAATGTCCGCCGCCGCCCGATGCGCTGCCGCATGCTGGTGCTGGCCCCGACCCGCGAACTGGTCAGCCAGATCGCCGACAATGCCCGCGCCTATGCCAAGCACAGTAAGCTGACCGTCGCGACCGTGTTCGGCGGCGTGCCGGTGCCGCGCAACATCCGCGATGTGGCGGCAGGCGTCGACATCCTCGTCGCGACGCCGGGCCGGTTGCTCGACCTGATCGACCAGAAGTGCCTGGGGCTGGGCGAGCTCGAGATCCTCGTCCTCGACGAAGCCGACCAGATGCTCGACCTGGGCTTCATCCACGCGCTGCGCCGCATCGTGTCGATGGTGCCGAAATCGCGCCAGACGCTGTTCTTCTCGGCGACGATGCCCAAGGACATTCGCGAGCTGGCCGACAAGTATCTGACCGATCCGGCGACCGTGCAGGTGACGCCGGTATCGTCGACCGCCGAACGCGTCGAGCAGTACGTTACCTTCGTCCAGCAGGCGGAGAAGCAGACGCTGCTGACCATGTTCTTCCGCAATACAAAGATTGACCGAGCCCTGGTATTCACCCGCACCAAACACGGCGCCGACCGCGTCGTGAAGCTGCTGGCGGCCAACGGCATCGCGTCGAACGCGATCCACGGCAACAAGTCGCAGCCGCAGCGTGAGCGGGCGCTGGCGGCGTTCCGCGACGGCACGGTGCCGATCCTGGTCGCCACCGACATCGCCGCGCGCGGCATCGACGTGTCGGGCGTCAGCCATGTGGTGAACTTCGAACTGCCCAACGTCTCGGAGCAGTACGTCCACCGCATCGGGCGCACCGCACGCGCGGGTGCGTCGGGTGTGGCGTTCAGCTTCTGCGCGGACGACGAGCGGCCGTACCTCAAGGGCATCGAGCGGCTGACCAAGCAGAAGGTCGAGGTCGTGCCGCTGCCCGACGATTTCCTGCAGCAGAGCGCGCAGATCAAGGCGAGCCGCGCGCCCTATGCCCCGGATCGGCCCGAGCGCCTGCCCAGCGAGCGCGGGCCCGCGCGGCCGCGTGCGACCCATGCCCATGGCGCCAAGCCGGTCCATGGTCGCGGCGGTCCGGTCGGCAATCCGGCACGCGGCGGCGGTCAGCCGCAGCGCGGTGAGGGGCAGGGCGGTGGCGGTCGTCCGCCGCGTGAAGCCGGTGCCGGCGGTGGCGGGCGTCCCGGTGGCGGTGGCCGTCCGGGTGGCGGCGGCGGTCGCGGCCGTGGCGGCCGTGGTCGCGGCGGCGCTCCGCGCGCAACGGCGTAA
- a CDS encoding ABC transporter permease, whose protein sequence is MTDWRLAWTFARRELDARFRGLRLLLVCLILGVGALAAIGSLTRSITGELAARGQSLLGGDLELSVSQRPADPAERRAMAKLGRVSETLRMQSMGVNFDGQTAPIELKAVDTAYPLYGTLTLQNGAARPLSPTETYVGPALVERLKLRVGGSVRYGTACFTVAGIIADEPDRLSEGFTLGAVALVSLDGLQRTGLIAPGSLYESKYRIASRYDPAQAIAAFTKRYPAQGWDSRTRDRASPGAERFLTRMGEFLVLVGLTALVIAGIGVGNGVSSYLATRRSSIATLKVLGATSGLIARVYLLQIVAVSAIGIAIGLAIGIAAVPLIVALAGDVLPVAPAFAIHPLPLVQAAAYGLLIALAFAAPPLLAAGAVPAAGLLRGVHDGRSAPRWKAAAWMGAAFAGIVALVLATSERPWFGAAFLGAAGGLLLLLSALGWLIRRLAARLPRSRRPLWRLAVAALHRPGARTGALVVALGLGLTLFVLLAAIRTSLDANIQRTVPARAPALFALDVPPTRESSFRDTIANIQPDGDVQTVPLMRGTITAYGTTRVADLKTIPEGAWALRGERGLTFAATLPPGSELVAGTWWPADYTGPPLVSVDERMAQALDLKLGDPLTISVAGQERTARIASLRKIAWDTMGFNFVMVFSPNALSDVPHNLAATITMPPGRERDVVRALSAGFPSTSVVEVREVIGQVRTIVSQMATAIAAAAGIAILAGIAVLVGAIAAARETRTYDSVILKTLGATRGQILAAQALEYLLLAVILAALAAAIGIAGAWYVVVELFAFDWLPDYGAIAATLAVGVGVTVGIGLLGVLPILSARPARALREL, encoded by the coding sequence ATGACCGACTGGCGCCTCGCATGGACGTTCGCCCGCCGCGAACTCGACGCGCGCTTCCGCGGCCTGCGCCTCCTCCTCGTCTGCCTGATCCTCGGCGTCGGCGCGCTGGCGGCGATCGGCAGCCTTACCCGCTCCATCACCGGCGAACTCGCCGCACGCGGGCAGAGCCTGCTGGGCGGCGATCTCGAACTCTCCGTGTCGCAGCGACCCGCCGATCCCGCCGAGCGCCGGGCGATGGCGAAGCTCGGCCGCGTGTCCGAAACGCTGCGCATGCAGTCGATGGGTGTCAACTTCGACGGCCAGACCGCCCCGATCGAGCTGAAGGCGGTCGACACCGCCTATCCGCTCTACGGCACGCTCACCCTGCAAAACGGCGCCGCCCGTCCGCTGTCGCCGACCGAGACCTATGTCGGACCGGCACTGGTCGAACGGCTGAAACTGCGCGTCGGCGGTTCCGTCCGCTACGGCACGGCGTGCTTCACCGTCGCCGGGATCATCGCCGACGAACCCGACCGGCTGAGCGAAGGCTTCACGCTGGGCGCGGTGGCATTGGTGTCGCTCGACGGGCTACAACGCACCGGCCTGATCGCGCCGGGCAGCCTGTACGAGAGCAAATACCGCATCGCCAGCCGCTACGATCCGGCGCAGGCTATCGCTGCATTTACAAAGCGTTATCCCGCGCAGGGCTGGGACAGCCGCACCCGCGACCGCGCCTCGCCCGGTGCCGAACGCTTCCTGACGCGGATGGGGGAATTCCTCGTGCTGGTCGGGCTGACCGCGCTGGTCATCGCCGGCATCGGGGTCGGCAACGGCGTGTCGAGCTACCTCGCCACCCGTCGCTCCAGCATCGCCACGCTAAAGGTGCTGGGCGCCACCTCCGGCCTGATCGCGCGGGTCTATCTGCTTCAGATCGTTGCCGTTTCCGCCATCGGCATCGCGATCGGGCTGGCGATCGGAATCGCGGCCGTGCCGCTGATCGTGGCGCTGGCGGGCGATGTCCTGCCGGTCGCGCCGGCCTTCGCGATCCATCCGCTGCCGCTGGTTCAGGCCGCCGCCTATGGCCTGCTGATCGCGCTGGCCTTTGCCGCCCCGCCGTTGTTGGCGGCAGGCGCGGTGCCCGCCGCCGGGCTGCTGCGCGGGGTCCATGACGGGCGCTCCGCCCCCCGGTGGAAGGCGGCGGCGTGGATGGGCGCGGCCTTTGCCGGCATCGTCGCGCTGGTGCTCGCGACTAGCGAACGCCCTTGGTTCGGCGCGGCATTCCTCGGCGCGGCGGGCGGACTTCTCCTGCTATTGTCGGCACTTGGCTGGCTGATCCGCAGGCTGGCCGCCCGCCTGCCCCGCTCGCGCAGGCCACTATGGCGCCTCGCCGTGGCCGCGCTCCACCGCCCCGGCGCCCGCACCGGCGCGCTGGTCGTGGCGCTGGGCCTCGGCCTCACCCTGTTCGTGCTGCTGGCCGCCATCCGCACCAGCCTGGACGCCAACATCCAACGGACCGTTCCGGCGCGCGCACCCGCGCTTTTTGCCCTCGACGTGCCCCCGACCCGCGAATCATCGTTTCGCGACACCATCGCCAACATCCAGCCCGACGGCGACGTCCAGACCGTGCCCCTGATGCGCGGCACCATCACCGCCTATGGCACCACCCGCGTCGCCGACCTGAAGACCATTCCCGAAGGCGCCTGGGCACTGCGCGGCGAACGCGGCCTGACCTTCGCCGCCACCCTCCCGCCGGGCAGCGAACTGGTCGCGGGCACATGGTGGCCGGCCGACTATACCGGCCCGCCGCTCGTCTCGGTCGACGAACGCATGGCGCAGGCGCTGGACCTGAAGCTGGGCGATCCGCTCACGATCAGCGTCGCCGGACAGGAACGCACCGCGCGCATCGCCTCGCTGCGCAAGATCGCGTGGGACACGATGGGCTTCAATTTCGTGATGGTGTTCAGCCCCAACGCGCTGTCCGACGTGCCGCACAATCTCGCGGCGACGATTACCATGCCTCCGGGCCGCGAGCGCGACGTCGTCCGCGCGCTGTCCGCCGGCTTCCCCTCGACCTCGGTCGTGGAGGTGCGCGAGGTGATCGGGCAGGTCCGCACCATCGTCTCGCAGATGGCGACCGCCATCGCAGCGGCAGCGGGCATCGCGATCCTTGCCGGCATCGCCGTTCTGGTCGGCGCGATCGCCGCCGCGCGCGAGACGCGGACCTATGATTCGGTGATCCTGAAGACGCTCGGCGCGACGCGCGGACAGATATTGGCGGCGCAGGCGCTGGAATATCTGCTGCTGGCGGTCATCCTCGCCGCGCTGGCGGCGGCGATCGGGATTGCGGGCGCCTGGTATGTCGTGGTCGAGCTGTTCGCGTTCGACTGGCTGCCCGACTACGGCGCGATCGCCGCGACGCTGGCGGTCGGGGTCGGGGTAACGGTGGGGATCGGGTTGTTGGGGGTGCTGCCGATCCTGAGCGCGCGGCCGGCGCGGGCGCTCAGGGAGCTGTAA
- a CDS encoding ABC transporter ATP-binding protein: MQSVSNDMVIDARGVTLTLGTGDAATRILHGIDLAVPSGTSVALLGASGSGKSSLMAVLSGLERASGGQVRVAGADFGTMGEDDLARARRGRIGIVLQAFHLLPTMTALENVAVPMELAGVADAFARAEAELASVGLGHRLHHYPTQLSGGEQQRVAIARALAGRPALVFADEPTGNLDRATGHAIMDLLFERRAATKATLLVITHDPALAERCDRVVELADGRIARDSGV; the protein is encoded by the coding sequence ATGCAATCCGTTTCGAACGATATGGTCATCGACGCGCGCGGTGTCACCCTGACGCTGGGCACCGGCGACGCTGCCACCCGCATTCTCCACGGCATCGACCTGGCCGTCCCCTCAGGGACCAGCGTCGCACTCTTGGGAGCCTCCGGTTCGGGCAAGTCGTCGCTGATGGCGGTCCTTTCCGGCCTCGAACGTGCGAGCGGCGGGCAGGTGCGGGTCGCCGGGGCCGATTTCGGCACGATGGGCGAGGATGATCTGGCGCGTGCCCGGCGGGGGCGGATCGGCATCGTGTTGCAGGCGTTCCACCTCCTCCCCACCATGACCGCGCTCGAAAATGTCGCGGTGCCGATGGAGTTGGCCGGCGTCGCCGACGCCTTTGCGCGGGCCGAGGCCGAACTGGCGTCGGTCGGCCTTGGCCACCGCCTCCACCATTATCCGACGCAGCTGTCGGGCGGCGAGCAGCAGCGCGTGGCCATCGCCCGCGCGCTCGCCGGGCGGCCGGCGCTGGTCTTCGCCGACGAACCGACCGGCAATCTCGACCGCGCGACCGGCCATGCGATCATGGACCTGCTGTTCGAACGCCGCGCCGCGACCAAGGCGACCCTGCTGGTCATCACCCACGACCCGGCGCTCGCCGAACGCTGCGACCGGGTGGTCGAACTGGCCGACGGCCGCATCGCGCGGGATAGCGGGGTATGA
- a CDS encoding arylesterase, giving the protein MTKQGPIYAGGIALLQGALLLSGCGGPDLSETNDATAVNVATDATPIPAGSQAPVAGPERLVLAFGDSLYAGYGLGRGDSLPDDLQDALRADGINARVVNAGISGDTSAAGRQRLAFTLDKLDRKPDLVLLGLGGNDLLRQIPPAETRANFVSMLDELKKRDIPVVLTGMMVPPNLGPDYAAQFNRIWPDLAKQYDATLDPFILAGVIGNRALMLPDGIHPNAQGVDRIVARLGPVVAGRLRG; this is encoded by the coding sequence GTGACGAAGCAGGGACCCATATATGCTGGCGGCATCGCGCTTCTCCAAGGCGCTTTGCTGCTGTCGGGCTGTGGCGGGCCGGATTTGTCGGAAACGAACGACGCGACGGCGGTGAACGTCGCCACCGACGCGACTCCGATACCGGCCGGATCGCAGGCGCCGGTCGCGGGGCCGGAGCGGCTGGTGCTGGCGTTCGGCGACAGCCTGTATGCCGGCTACGGCCTCGGGCGCGGCGACAGCCTGCCCGACGACCTGCAGGACGCCTTGCGTGCCGACGGGATCAATGCGCGGGTGGTGAATGCCGGGATTTCGGGCGACACGAGTGCGGCGGGGCGGCAGCGGCTGGCCTTCACGCTCGACAAGCTCGACCGCAAGCCCGACCTCGTCCTGCTGGGGCTGGGCGGCAACGACCTGCTCAGGCAGATTCCGCCGGCCGAGACCCGGGCGAATTTCGTCTCTATGCTGGACGAACTCAAGAAGCGCGACATTCCGGTGGTGCTGACCGGCATGATGGTGCCGCCCAATCTGGGGCCGGACTATGCCGCGCAGTTCAACCGCATCTGGCCGGACCTGGCAAAGCAATATGACGCGACGCTCGATCCGTTCATCCTGGCCGGGGTCATCGGCAACCGGGCGCTGATGCTGCCCGACGGCATCCACCCGAATGCGCAAGGGGTCGACCGGATCGTGGCGCGGCTGGGCCCGGTGGTGGCGGGGCGGTTGCGGGGGTAG
- a CDS encoding putative immunity protein has translation MTDVARVDLELNDCRAVAGYAALCAHSVLSVFEQLHPNDQRLHDAIDAAQLFAGGAKRTKVLRDRAWSALRAAGEAAENGEIAASEAARAAVAAAGAAYLHPLAKATQVKHILGSAAHAVRAIELIRPSNAELHLTMLVGLATSQVSEVLRRYPAAPSKGGRIGELVREIDAALR, from the coding sequence ATGACAGATGTTGCGAGGGTCGATCTTGAGTTGAATGATTGCCGGGCGGTCGCGGGGTATGCGGCGCTGTGCGCTCATTCTGTCCTTTCGGTTTTCGAGCAACTGCACCCAAACGATCAGCGGCTGCACGATGCCATTGACGCCGCGCAACTGTTCGCGGGAGGCGCAAAACGAACCAAGGTCCTCCGGGACAGGGCTTGGTCTGCGTTACGGGCTGCGGGCGAAGCGGCCGAAAACGGCGAGATTGCTGCTAGCGAGGCAGCGCGGGCCGCCGTTGCGGCCGCCGGCGCTGCCTACCTGCATCCGCTGGCTAAGGCGACTCAGGTAAAGCACATTCTTGGATCGGCGGCTCATGCAGTGCGGGCAATCGAACTTATACGCCCGAGCAATGCGGAATTGCATTTAACGATGTTGGTTGGCCTCGCCACGTCGCAGGTGTCGGAGGTTCTCCGCCGCTATCCAGCCGCCCCTTCGAAAGGCGGTCGCATTGGCGAACTGGTTCGCGAGATCGACGCGGCGCTTCGTTGA
- a CDS encoding M24 family metallopeptidase, producing the protein MTIGGSNAAQQLAAIAPWATPAPAITPAERLARIERARALTEASSAQALLVHTGDSLRYFTGIPWGASERMVALLLPVTGRPRILCPAFERGTLEADLTIAADLLLWEEDEDPTALVRDALPAGATLAVDPLLPFAWGQKLAAHGLTLTDGAPAIDGCRRIKSPAELALLQQAKDMTLAVHAAAARILRPGILASEVVRFIDDAHRAIGGGGSTFCIVQFGRATAFPHGLPGDRALNEGELVLIDTGCRVEGYHSDITRTYAFGAVDDDIRAIWDIEHAAQAAAFAAAAPGVPAQAVDAAARAVLVREGLGPDYRLPGLPHRTGHGIGLSIHEPAYLVRGDTTPLQPGMCFSNEPMIVVPDRFGIRLEDHFHVTDTGAQWFTQPQPSIDRPFG; encoded by the coding sequence ATGACCATCGGCGGATCGAACGCGGCGCAGCAACTGGCGGCGATAGCCCCATGGGCCACGCCCGCCCCCGCCATCACCCCCGCCGAACGCCTCGCCCGGATCGAGCGTGCCCGCGCGCTGACCGAAGCGTCGAGTGCGCAGGCGCTGCTGGTCCATACCGGCGATTCGCTGCGCTATTTCACCGGGATTCCGTGGGGGGCGAGCGAACGGATGGTCGCGCTGCTGCTGCCCGTTACCGGTCGCCCGCGCATCCTCTGCCCGGCGTTCGAGCGCGGCACGCTGGAGGCGGACCTGACCATCGCCGCCGACCTGCTGCTGTGGGAGGAGGATGAGGACCCGACCGCGCTGGTCCGCGATGCGCTTCCCGCCGGCGCGACGCTGGCTGTCGATCCGCTGCTGCCCTTCGCCTGGGGGCAGAAGCTGGCCGCCCATGGCCTGACCCTGACCGATGGCGCGCCCGCGATCGATGGCTGCCGCCGGATCAAGTCGCCTGCCGAACTCGCCCTGCTGCAACAGGCCAAGGACATGACGCTGGCGGTCCACGCCGCCGCCGCCCGCATCCTGCGCCCCGGCATCCTCGCCAGCGAGGTCGTCCGCTTCATCGACGACGCGCACCGCGCGATCGGCGGCGGGGGCTCCACCTTCTGCATCGTCCAGTTCGGCCGCGCCACCGCCTTTCCTCACGGCCTGCCCGGCGACCGCGCGCTGAACGAAGGCGAACTGGTGCTGATCGACACCGGTTGCCGGGTGGAGGGCTATCACAGCGACATCACCCGCACCTATGCCTTCGGTGCGGTCGATGACGACATCCGCGCTATCTGGGACATCGAACATGCCGCACAGGCCGCCGCCTTCGCCGCCGCCGCCCCCGGCGTGCCGGCGCAAGCGGTCGACGCCGCCGCGCGCGCGGTGCTGGTACGCGAAGGGCTCGGCCCCGACTACCGCCTGCCCGGCCTGCCGCACCGCACGGGCCATGGCATCGGCCTGTCGATCCACGAACCCGCCTATCTGGTGCGCGGCGACACGACCCCGCTCCAGCCCGGCATGTGCTTTTCCAACGAACCGATGATCGTCGTCCCCGACCGATTCGGCATCCGGCTGGAGGATCATTTCCACGTCACCGACACCGGCGCGCAGTGGTTCACCCAGCCGCAGCCATCGATCGACCGGCCGTTCGGGTAG